From the genome of Argentina anserina chromosome 4, drPotAnse1.1, whole genome shotgun sequence, one region includes:
- the LOC126791432 gene encoding uncharacterized protein LOC126791432, with translation MAASGSKNNPKRTIAADPQISNPNPDPSTSAITPSQEDVYLSRASHLTRQELLRRRAHHLKQLTKCYKEHYWGLMEHLKIQYREYYWKYGVSPLKEENNGVAAVEGGDDNHSNHLRCASVGCKLKAMALTSFCHLHILSDSKQRLYKACSYVIKSAQAGPITCGKPILRSTSPSLCTVHFQKAQKHVTRSLRKAGLNVTSSSKLAPKFHVIVAEYVRQIQSKRRAAKKENKNKIAIKEETAD, from the exons ATGGCTGCTTCTGGGTCGAAGAACAACCCCAAGCGGACCATCGCCGCCGACCCCCAAATCTCCAACCCGAACCCCGACCCATCCACCTCCGCCATCACTCCTTCCCAGGAAGACGTGTACCTCTCACGCGCCTCCCACCTGACGCGGCAAGagctcctccgccgccgcgcCCACCACCTGAAGCAGCTGACGAAATGCTACAAGGAGCACTACTGGGGGCTGATGGAGCACCTGAAGATCCAGTACAGGGAGTACTACTGGAAGTACGGTGTCAGCCCCttgaaagaagaaaacaatggAGTTGCTGCGGTTGAGGGCGGTGATGACAACCACAGTAACCATCTCCGGTGCGCTTCGGTCGGCTGTAAATTGAAGGCCATGGCTCTAACCAGCTTTTGCCACCTCCACATTCTTTCCGACTCGAAGCAGAGGCTCTACAAGGCTTGCAGTTATGTCATCAAGAG TGCTCAGGCAGGACCTATAACATGCGGGAAGCCAATACTGAGATCCACTTCTCCTTCTCTTTGTACTGTGCACTTCCAAAAGGCTCAAAAGCATGTGACCAGATCATTGCGGAAGGCAGGGCTTAATGTTACCTCATCAAGTAAGCTTGCTCCCAAGTTCCATGTGATAGTGGCAGAATATGTACGCCAAATTCAATCTAAACGAAGAGCTgcaaaaaaggaaaataaaaataaaattgcaATAAAGGAAGAAACCGCTGATTGA